One window from the genome of Cryptomeria japonica chromosome 6, Sugi_1.0, whole genome shotgun sequence encodes:
- the LOC131040454 gene encoding glutaredoxin-C1-like, which yields MQGLQYKAGSAGLGGAACKRPARAVGALQAAAAETSPVERVQRLAADNAVLVFSRTSCCMCHVVKRLFCSLGVNPAVCELDEEEGGAEMEKVLVRVVGKNQALPAVFIGGNLVGGLDRLMAAHIGGELVPMLKQAGALWL from the coding sequence ATGCAGGGGCTGCAATACAAGGCCGGGTCGGCGGGTTTGGGAGGTGCGGCGTGCAAGCGACCGGCGCGGGCGGTAGGGGCGTTGCAGGCGGCGGCAGCGGAGACAAGTCCGGTGGAGAGAGTGCAGAGGTTGGCGGCGGATAACGCAGTTCTGGTGTTCAGCAGAACGTCGTGTTGCATGTGTCATGTTGTGAAGAGGCTCTTTTGTAGTTTGGGTGTCAATCCGGCGGTTTGTGAGTTGGATGAGGAAGAAGGTGGGGCAGAGATGGAGAAGGTTTTGGTGCGGGTGGTGGGGAAAAACCAGGCCTTGCCTGCTGTTTTCATTGGGGGGAATTTGGTGGGTGGGCTTGATCGTCTCATGGCAGCTCATATTGGTGGTGAGCTTGTGCCCATGTTGAAGCAGGCTGGTGCCCTTTGGCTCTGA